CTATCTCCCCGCAGAGCCCACCGACGTTCTGTGGGGGAGTCTTCCGTGTGAGCAGGACACTCCGGTGCTCTCGATCGACCCCGGTACCGAGGTCACGATCGACACGATCAGCCACGAGGGGATCCTCGAGGATCAGGGCCGTGACCCCGTCGCGTTTTTCGGTCGCTACGGTGTGCCGCGCGAGCTGGTGCTCGATGACGCGGTGGCGCTCGCCGCATCCGACCGCTCGCGAGGTGATCGGGGGCCGCACGTTGTCACGGGGCCGATCCGGGTTGCTGGCGCGCGCCGCGGCGACCTCCTGCGTATGACGGTTGTCGAGACCCTGCAGCGGGTGCCCTACGGCGTCGTCTCCAACCGTCACGGACGAGGCGCGCTGCACGGTGAGTACCCCGTGCGGCAGGAGACGGTGAGTGTTTTCGCCGGGGTGGATGGCGAGCACGGCACACTCCCGCGCACGCTCGGTGACGATCACACCGTGCGATTCCCGCTGGCACCGTTCCTCGGCATCATGGGTGTCGCGGTCGCCGGCGATGAACGGCCGCACTCCGTGCCGCCGGGGCCGCACGGGGGCAACATCGACATCAACCTCATCACCGAGGGTGCTTCGCTCTACCTTCCCGTGCAGGTCGACGGAGCGCTCGCGTACATCGGCGACCCGCACTTCGCGCAGGGTGACGGCGAGGTGGCGCTTACCGCCATGGAAGCTTCACTGCGCGCGACCATCCGGTTCGAGGTTGTCGCGCACGAGGATGCGATTCGGGAGTTCGGCGAGCTCGTCGGGCCGCTCGCCGAGACCAGCGAATACCTCATTCCGACGGGAATGAACGAGGACCTCGATATCGCCGTTCAGGATTGTGTGCGCGCGGCAATCGCGCTCCTCCGTGCTCGATTCGGGATGGATGCCGAGCACGCGTACGCGTACCTGAGCGCCGCGACG
This genomic window from Antiquaquibacter oligotrophicus contains:
- a CDS encoding acetamidase/formamidase family protein gives rise to the protein MDALQPGLGPIRSATYLPAEPTDVLWGSLPCEQDTPVLSIDPGTEVTIDTISHEGILEDQGRDPVAFFGRYGVPRELVLDDAVALAASDRSRGDRGPHVVTGPIRVAGARRGDLLRMTVVETLQRVPYGVVSNRHGRGALHGEYPVRQETVSVFAGVDGEHGTLPRTLGDDHTVRFPLAPFLGIMGVAVAGDERPHSVPPGPHGGNIDINLITEGASLYLPVQVDGALAYIGDPHFAQGDGEVALTAMEASLRATIRFEVVAHEDAIREFGELVGPLAETSEYLIPTGMNEDLDIAVQDCVRAAIALLRARFGMDAEHAYAYLSAATDFNISQVVDLVKGVHARIRVADFG